One genomic region from Verrucomicrobiota bacterium encodes:
- the pabB gene encoding aminodeoxychorismate synthase component I, whose translation MTPRTGVHDRRTIRPAWMRRASSCPPVEAFQRLLGAGRRPAFLHTGGPETPGSWSLVACDPDATFSIGPRDPDDPFDRLRRMLAAEVVLEGERPPVPFIGGWVGAFSYDLAHRTERLRTAARIDHGFPLIELARYPRVLAYDHDTAAWTACELAGPETCEGGVRSGLERLLDLALDGPLPPRETGPTFTDALQSNFSRDAYEAAVCRVLDYIAAGDTYQVNLSQRFEARLAVSPEELALRLFEASPAPFSAFVRFDGRAIVSSSPELFLRVRGREVETRPIKGTRPRGATPDEDERLKTELVASPKERAELVMITDLLRNDLGRVCEYGSVRVPELRVVESYRNVHHTYSRIVGRLKEDAGLADLLRATLPGGSVTGAPKVRSMEIIEELEPTARGPYCGAIGWIGADGAMDLNIVIRTILVEADGATGRRLTFQVGGGIVADSDPAAEYEETLDKAQGILRALRAGHTAHARRRAARRPAMNRHVILNGRLVPPGEACVSVDDRGFLYGDSVFTTLRCYAGVPFRLDRHVTRLNASLHSPIVAIAYTVDENSIRDDIARLVAKNGCLDAVVRLRVTRGRGAGPLPPKDAAPTTLLTVDPVHLDESLYARGARLIVSSERRDPHGKLGRHKLGSYLFSLVARREAAAAGADEAIIADTDGHWLECACSNLFAVVEGALVTPDVTENLLPGIARETVLECARDLGIPVSLQTLTAEITERAEEWFITNSVQEIVPVARVTTKSYTAPGPVAAVLARAYREAVAREAAGA comes from the coding sequence ATGACACCCAGAACAGGCGTTCACGACCGGCGCACCATCCGCCCCGCGTGGATGCGACGTGCCTCGTCGTGTCCGCCCGTCGAGGCCTTCCAGCGCCTGCTCGGCGCCGGACGCCGTCCGGCCTTCCTCCACACCGGCGGCCCCGAGACGCCCGGAAGCTGGAGCCTGGTCGCCTGCGACCCCGACGCCACGTTCAGCATCGGCCCACGGGATCCGGACGATCCCTTCGACCGCCTGCGCCGGATGCTGGCGGCCGAAGTCGTCCTGGAAGGCGAGCGGCCGCCCGTGCCGTTCATCGGCGGCTGGGTCGGCGCTTTCTCGTACGACTTGGCCCACCGCACCGAGCGGCTGCGCACGGCGGCGCGCATAGACCACGGCTTCCCGCTCATCGAGCTGGCCCGGTACCCCCGCGTACTCGCCTACGACCACGACACCGCGGCCTGGACGGCGTGCGAGCTTGCCGGCCCGGAGACATGCGAGGGAGGCGTCCGATCCGGTCTCGAGCGCCTGCTCGATCTCGCCTTGGACGGCCCGCTGCCCCCGCGCGAGACCGGCCCGACGTTCACGGACGCCCTGCAGAGCAACTTCAGCCGCGACGCCTACGAGGCCGCCGTCTGTCGCGTGCTCGACTACATCGCCGCCGGCGACACCTACCAAGTCAACCTCTCGCAGCGTTTCGAGGCACGGCTTGCCGTCTCGCCCGAGGAGCTGGCGCTGCGTCTGTTCGAGGCCAGTCCCGCGCCGTTCAGCGCCTTCGTGCGTTTCGACGGGCGCGCCATCGTTTCGTCGAGCCCCGAGCTATTCCTGCGCGTCCGTGGCCGCGAGGTCGAGACGCGGCCCATCAAAGGCACTCGCCCGCGCGGCGCCACGCCCGATGAAGATGAGCGGCTCAAGACCGAGTTGGTCGCCTCACCGAAGGAACGCGCTGAGCTCGTCATGATCACCGACCTCTTGCGCAACGACCTCGGCCGCGTCTGCGAGTACGGCTCCGTCCGTGTGCCCGAGCTGCGCGTCGTCGAGTCGTACCGCAACGTACACCACACCTACAGCCGCATCGTCGGCCGCCTGAAAGAGGACGCCGGGCTGGCCGATCTGCTGCGCGCCACGCTCCCGGGCGGCAGCGTCACCGGCGCGCCAAAGGTCCGTTCGATGGAGATCATCGAGGAGCTCGAGCCGACCGCCCGCGGCCCGTACTGCGGCGCCATCGGCTGGATCGGCGCCGACGGCGCGATGGATCTCAATATCGTCATCCGCACGATACTCGTCGAGGCGGACGGGGCGACAGGCAGGCGCCTGACCTTCCAGGTCGGCGGCGGCATTGTGGCCGACAGCGACCCCGCGGCCGAATACGAGGAAACGCTCGACAAAGCGCAGGGCATACTGCGCGCGCTCCGCGCAGGGCATACTGCGCACGCTCGGCGCAGGGCCGCAAGGAGGCCGGCCATGAACCGGCACGTCATTCTCAACGGCCGTCTCGTCCCCCCCGGCGAGGCGTGCGTGTCCGTTGACGACCGCGGCTTCCTCTACGGCGACAGCGTGTTCACCACGCTGCGCTGCTACGCGGGCGTGCCGTTCCGCCTCGATCGCCACGTCACCCGGCTCAACGCGTCGCTCCACTCGCCTATCGTCGCTATCGCCTACACGGTAGACGAGAACAGCATCCGCGACGACATCGCCCGCCTCGTCGCGAAGAACGGCTGCCTCGATGCCGTCGTGCGCTTGCGCGTCACGCGCGGGCGCGGCGCCGGCCCCCTGCCGCCCAAGGACGCCGCGCCCACAACGTTGCTCACGGTCGATCCAGTCCACCTCGACGAGTCGCTGTATGCGCGCGGCGCACGCCTCATCGTCTCATCGGAGCGACGCGACCCCCACGGCAAGCTCGGTAGGCACAAGCTCGGCAGCTATCTGTTCAGTCTCGTCGCGCGTCGCGAAGCCGCCGCCGCTGGTGCCGATGAAGCCATCATCGCCGACACCGACGGCCACTGGCTCGAATGCGCCTGCTCAAACCTCTTCGCGGTCGTCGAGGGCGCGCTTGTCACACCCGACGTAACCGAGAACCTCCTCCCTGGCATCGCGCGTGAGACCGTCCTCGAATGCGCCCGTGACCTTGGCATCCCCGTCTCGCTGCAGACGCTCACTGCAGAGATCACTGAGCGCGCAGAGGAGTGGTTCATCACCAACTCCGTGCAGGAAATCGTTCCCGTGGCGCGCGTCACAACCAAGTCCTACACTGCCCCTGGTCCGGTTGCGGCCGTGCTTGCACGCGCCTACCGCGAGGCGGTCGCTCGGGAGGCCGCCGGCGCGTAG
- a CDS encoding calcium/sodium antiporter, with protein MSLLVVIAGLAVLVVGAELLVRGASRLAAAAGVAPLVIGLTVVAFGTSAPELAVSVQAALAGRSDIALGNVVGSNTFNVLFILGISALIVPLAVARQLIRRDVPVMIGVSVLVWLFAGGGMVNATEGAILVAGIFAYTALLVFKAHRQRDPDPDRNRADGAAQRVSGRRATVPAIVAVLAGLGALVLGARWLVSGATNLARQLGASELVIGLTIVAAGTSLPELATSVVAAIRGERDLAVGNIVGSNIFNLLAVLGGAALVSGGIDVAPAALRFDIPIMVAAAVVCLPVFFTRGEISRWEGALLVGYYLAYTVYLVLNAGHAPALPYFTSVIWKLVVPLTALALVFSLTHALRPRKR; from the coding sequence ATGAGTCTGCTTGTTGTCATCGCCGGGTTGGCCGTGCTGGTTGTCGGGGCGGAACTGCTTGTGCGGGGCGCGTCGCGGTTGGCAGCGGCCGCGGGCGTCGCGCCGCTCGTCATCGGCCTGACCGTCGTCGCGTTCGGCACAAGCGCGCCCGAGCTGGCCGTCAGTGTTCAGGCAGCCCTCGCAGGCCGCTCCGATATCGCGTTGGGAAACGTGGTGGGCAGCAACACGTTCAACGTGCTCTTCATCCTCGGCATCTCGGCGCTCATCGTGCCGCTGGCTGTCGCCCGACAGCTCATCCGCCGCGACGTACCCGTCATGATCGGTGTCTCTGTGCTCGTCTGGCTGTTCGCCGGGGGCGGCATGGTCAACGCGACCGAAGGGGCCATCCTCGTCGCAGGCATCTTCGCCTACACGGCGTTGCTCGTCTTCAAGGCGCACCGGCAACGCGATCCGGATCCCGATAGGAACCGGGCCGACGGCGCAGCGCAACGCGTATCCGGACGCCGGGCCACGGTGCCAGCCATCGTCGCCGTACTTGCCGGACTGGGCGCACTCGTGCTTGGCGCCCGCTGGCTGGTGAGCGGGGCAACAAACCTCGCACGCCAGCTCGGAGCGAGCGAGCTCGTCATCGGACTGACGATTGTCGCCGCGGGCACCTCGCTGCCCGAGCTGGCGACGTCCGTTGTGGCGGCCATCCGCGGCGAGCGCGACCTCGCCGTCGGCAACATCGTCGGGAGCAACATCTTCAACCTGCTCGCCGTGCTCGGCGGGGCTGCACTCGTCTCCGGCGGCATTGATGTGGCGCCCGCCGCGCTGCGCTTCGACATCCCCATCATGGTCGCGGCGGCCGTCGTTTGCCTGCCCGTGTTCTTCACGCGCGGCGAGATCTCGCGCTGGGAGGGCGCACTCCTCGTGGGCTACTACCTCGCCTACACCGTCTACCTCGTCCTCAACGCCGGGCACGCGCCGGCGCTCCCCTACTTCACCTCGGTCATCTGGAAGCTCGTCGTGCCGCTGACTGCACTTGCCCTGGTTTTCTCGCTGACACACGCCTTGCGGCCGCGCAAACGCTGA
- a CDS encoding DMT family protein: MPRIAPILLLVCSNVFMTYAWYGHLKDMRSKALLLAIVVSWGVAFFEYCLQVPANRIGFRVYSLVQLKVMQEIITMCVFAAFAVFYMNERLKLDFLWAAICLAAAAYFMFRGVAVAH, from the coding sequence ATGCCGCGCATCGCGCCGATCTTGCTGCTCGTCTGCTCGAACGTGTTCATGACCTATGCCTGGTACGGCCACCTCAAGGACATGAGGAGCAAAGCGCTCCTGCTCGCCATCGTGGTCAGTTGGGGCGTGGCGTTCTTTGAGTACTGCCTTCAGGTGCCCGCTAACCGCATCGGCTTCCGCGTCTACTCGCTCGTCCAGCTCAAGGTCATGCAGGAAATCATCACCATGTGCGTCTTCGCCGCGTTCGCCGTGTTCTACATGAACGAGCGGCTCAAGCTCGACTTCCTCTGGGCGGCCATCTGTCTCGCCGCTGCCGCCTACTTCATGTTCCGCGGCGTGGCAGTGGCCCACTAG
- a CDS encoding HEAT repeat domain-containing protein has translation MHVATQKTNATVVEVDRSLAHGDRESLDSLEHLCCGLAEHGTSCILLDMVNVRSTPSVVMATLASLQRRVRALGAEIALVHPTKIVRKAFRVTVMDDLIGLYDTEDDALGAVLHRLDAVRRQLQADLASPRKLQRLEAAAKLARIGDKDGLVLLTGFLSDMDPVVRLQGTLSLAGIGGAVVVEPLIRALADEDYRVRMYAAEALGKTADHRAIEPLRAAVRFERNRNVIFKANQALEQLLAEQPLPGGSFARA, from the coding sequence ATGCATGTAGCTACTCAGAAAACCAATGCTACCGTGGTCGAGGTGGATCGGAGCCTCGCGCACGGCGATCGCGAAAGCCTCGATAGCCTGGAGCATCTCTGCTGCGGACTTGCTGAGCACGGCACCTCCTGCATCCTGCTGGATATGGTGAACGTCCGTTCGACGCCGAGCGTTGTGATGGCCACGCTCGCCTCGCTCCAACGGCGGGTGCGGGCTCTGGGGGCGGAGATCGCCCTGGTCCATCCGACCAAGATTGTTCGCAAGGCGTTCCGCGTTACGGTGATGGACGACTTGATCGGCCTCTATGACACGGAGGATGACGCCTTGGGCGCTGTCCTGCACCGGCTCGATGCCGTGCGCCGGCAGCTCCAGGCAGACCTCGCCAGCCCAAGAAAGCTCCAGCGCCTCGAGGCGGCTGCGAAGCTGGCCCGGATCGGCGACAAGGACGGGCTTGTGCTGCTCACGGGATTCCTGAGCGACATGGACCCGGTCGTGCGCCTACAGGGCACGCTGAGCCTGGCGGGCATCGGCGGGGCCGTGGTGGTCGAACCGTTGATCCGGGCGCTGGCCGACGAGGACTACCGCGTGCGCATGTACGCGGCCGAAGCGCTGGGCAAGACGGCCGACCACCGGGCGATCGAGCCGCTCAGGGCGGCCGTACGGTTCGAGCGCAACCGCAACGTCATATTCAAGGCGAACCAGGCGCTCGAGCAGCTTCTGGCGGAGCAGCCCCTTCCGGGCGGCTCGTTCGCGCGGGCGTAA
- a CDS encoding ACT domain-containing protein — MGAVKTQEITITAPNEVGTMGKVFGLVAKAGVNVKSFVAYSMGNQGTFKLITADNAKVAKLAEEAGYTVETTDVAVVTCTDAIGTGSDLGEKLGHAGVNIDYAYATGVGGGEAVVVFSVDDVAKAVKALA; from the coding sequence ATGGGAGCTGTGAAGACTCAAGAGATCACGATCACCGCGCCGAACGAGGTGGGCACGATGGGCAAGGTGTTCGGGCTCGTCGCCAAGGCGGGCGTGAACGTCAAGTCTTTCGTCGCCTACTCGATGGGCAATCAGGGCACCTTCAAGCTGATCACGGCCGATAACGCGAAGGTGGCCAAGCTCGCGGAAGAGGCCGGCTACACGGTCGAGACAACAGACGTGGCTGTGGTTACCTGCACGGACGCGATCGGCACGGGCTCTGACCTCGGCGAGAAGCTCGGCCATGCCGGGGTCAACATTGACTACGCCTACGCGACCGGCGTGGGCGGCGGCGAGGCGGTCGTCGTTTTCTCTGTCGACGACGTGGCCAAGGCCGTCAAGGCACTCGCCTAG
- a CDS encoding mechanosensitive ion channel family protein, producing the protein MKLAKGTKTHVDDLLLNIMQKTMPLFALVMSAYVGSLVLILSDGLSKALKSIALVVLLIQVAVWVHRLATALITQSITQRKDQDPAAASAFGVIGFFVRLVLWAVVVVVSLQNLGVKITALIAGLGVGGIAIALAAQNILGDIFNSVAILMDKPFEVGDYIIVGDHMGTVERIGIKTTRVRSLTGEELVFSNAELVGSRIRNYGRMQERRILFTVGVRYQTALEQLKAIPSIVREIVEAQPEVRFDRAHFKGYGAFSLDFEVVYYVLDRDYAKYMDTQQGINLALFERFEQEGIEFAYPTQTLYIGKEEAGGS; encoded by the coding sequence GACGATGCCGTTGTTCGCGCTCGTGATGTCCGCCTACGTCGGATCGCTTGTCCTGATTCTCTCTGACGGGCTGAGCAAGGCCCTGAAGAGCATCGCGCTCGTCGTGCTGCTGATCCAGGTGGCGGTATGGGTGCACCGGCTGGCGACGGCGTTGATCACTCAGTCAATCACGCAGCGCAAGGACCAGGACCCCGCCGCGGCGTCTGCGTTCGGCGTGATCGGGTTCTTCGTGCGGTTGGTGCTTTGGGCCGTCGTTGTTGTCGTGTCGCTGCAGAATCTTGGTGTCAAGATCACGGCGCTCATCGCGGGGCTGGGCGTGGGCGGTATCGCCATCGCCTTGGCGGCGCAGAACATCCTGGGCGACATCTTCAACTCGGTGGCGATCCTCATGGACAAGCCGTTCGAGGTGGGCGACTACATCATCGTCGGCGACCACATGGGCACCGTGGAGCGGATCGGCATCAAGACGACGCGGGTGCGCAGTCTCACCGGCGAGGAGCTTGTCTTCTCGAACGCCGAGCTGGTGGGCAGCCGGATCAGGAACTACGGCCGGATGCAGGAGCGGCGGATCCTGTTTACGGTCGGGGTGAGGTACCAGACGGCGCTCGAGCAGCTCAAGGCGATCCCGAGCATTGTCCGCGAGATCGTCGAAGCGCAGCCGGAGGTGCGCTTCGACCGGGCGCACTTCAAGGGCTACGGCGCGTTCTCGCTCGACTTCGAGGTGGTCTACTACGTGCTCGATCGCGACTACGCGAAGTATATGGACACCCAGCAAGGGATCAATCTGGCGCTGTTCGAGCGCTTCGAGCAAGAAGGGATTGAGTTCGCCTATCCGACGCAGACGCTGTACATCGGCAAGGAAGAGGCAGGCGGGAGCTAA